The genomic interval AATAAAAACACATCGTTAATTAAAAACTTAATATCTACTAAATTAAACCATTTATTTTCTTTGCTTAAAACCAGAAAAAACAGAACTAAAAAGGAAATAACTTGCTATTATAAAAAGAGAAATAAAACTATATATTTTATTGTTTTTATTACCCTTCTCTTAGTTATTGCTTACGATCTCTATGTAATAGGCTTAACAAAAACAAACGAAGAATTATTAAAAACAAAAATTGAAGAAAGCAAACAAGCCGCTATAGAAAAAGAGAATTTTTTGGCAACAATGAGCCATGAGATTAGAACCCCATTAAACGGTATTTTAGGAATTATAAATCTGCTTGAAATGTCCAAAGATATAAAAAACAATCCTTTATTAAATGAACAGGTTGGCCAATTAAAAAATGTTTCAAACAATCTTCTTCTTCTTATAAACGATATACTTACCTTCTCAAAGATAAAAAGCAAAAAAATTCAAATTATAGAAGAAGAATTCAATATAGAATTAGCTATCAAGGAATTGATTGCAATGCTAATCCCCAACGCTATGAGAAATAAGGTTGAAATATTCTTCCCTGTCTCCCATGACATTCCATTCACCATTATAGGAGACCAGATTAAGGTTAAACAAATTGTATTAAACCTTTTAACAAATGCAGTTAAATTTATAAAAGATGGCTATGTTGAAATCAAGGTTGAAAAAAAGAGGGAAACAGAAAAAGAGATTTATTTAATAATTACTGTAGAAGATACAGGATGCGGAATGGAAGAATCAGCACTAAAAAGAATATTTGAACCATTTGTTCAAAATACCACAACCCAGACAAGAACAAAACAGGGAACAGGTTTAGGCCTTGCAATTGTAAAAAACCTTGTTGAGCTTTTAAATGGTCAAATATATGTTGAAACTAAATTAAACAAAGGAACAACATTTAAGATATTACTTCCATTTAAAAAGTCATCAAAAGACTTTTCAATCTCCAAAGACTATATATCACAAATAACAATCTTTGCATATATCCCCAACAAAAAATTAATAAAACCGTACACAGATATTTTTTCAAACCTAAAACTAAAAAAGTATTATATATCTTCTGATTTTAACGAATTGAAAAGCAAAATTCCTGAAAAAAGAAGCAAAAAAACAATTATTTTATTTGACATTGACTATTTAGACATTAACGATGAATTAATAAATAAAATAAATGAGTTAATAATAAACAAAAACACAAAACTTTTACTTCACGGCCTGCCTATAAAACAGGATTTTAAAAACATAATTAAACAAAAATTGCAGGAACTTAAAGAAAGCAAAGGAATAGAGTCTATTGTTGAATTTGTTCCTAAACCTTTAACAAGGTCTTTAATTTTAAATATTCTTATAAAATTAGGCAATATAACAATAAAAGATTGGATAGAAGAAAAAAAAGCCAAAAAACCTTTAGCAAAAAATATAAAAGACCTTCTTAAAGGGAAAAAAATTCTTGTGGTAGACGATAACACTCTAAACAGAAGCATAATTTTAAAGCTTTTAGAATCTATAAATGTAAAAGCCATAGAAGCGACCTCAGGAATAGAAGCATTACTAAAAGTTGACAATGAGAAACCTGATTTAATAATATTAGATTACCACATGCCATTAATGGATGGTATAGAGTGTGCAAGAGAGTTAAGGGTAACCTATTCAAAAGAAGAATTGCCAATAATACTTCTTACTGCGGACATATTCAAGAAAAAAACTGAAGAAGACAAAACTCTATTTAATTCAATTCTTGAAAAACCTATTGACTTTGACAACCTTCTTTCAAATTTACTTGATGTGTTGTACCATAACGGAAACAAAGAAAACAAATTTCAAAAAAATGAGGCAAAAAAAGAAAATACGAACAAAAGAGAATTTAATAGTCTAAAAAGCATTTATCCCGATGAAAATTCAGTTAAAGAAGCCTTAAAAATTGTAAGAGAAGATTTGCCAGGGGATTTTGCATTACTAAAGGAAAAAATATTAGAAAAAGATTATAAAGGCGCAAAGGATTCTGCACATAAAATAAAAGGAACATTAAAGTACCTGGAAGAACGAGAGCTAATTGATCTATTCCAGAAAATTGAAGATTTATGCAAGAAAAACAGTGATATTGAATTAATAAAAAACACAGTGGAAATAGCAGAAAAGAAACTAAATGATTTTTTAAATTACTTAGACAACTATTTGCAAATCTGAAAATCACTTGCTGTTAAAATCTATAACAAAATCTTTAAATTCATAAAAAGGCATTGGTTTTGCAAAAAAGTATCCCTGGGCAACATCAACATTTAAGTTTTTTAAAACATCTACCTCTTTCTCAACTTCACACCCTTCAGCAATAACCTTCAAATTTAATTCTCTTCCAAGCATTGCAGCCATTTTAGCAATTGTGAAATTCTTTTTATCATTATGAATATTTGCCACAAAAGCCCTGTCAATTTTTAACTCTGTAAATGGAGATTCCGCAAGCTGCTTTAAAGAAGAATAACCTGTTCCAAAATCGTCAAGAGAAAGCTCAAAGCCCTTTAATCTTAATCTTGTAAGCGAATAATTGAGCATTTTTTTATCCCTGCTCAACCCACTCTCTGTAACTTCGAAAACAATATTTTTCATATAATTTCTTTTTAACAAATTAAACCACGAAGCAATCCTATCGCACATTGACTCATTCTCAAACAAAGAAATAAACACATTAACAGAAATCTTAAACTCTTCAAAAGAATCAATTTCATTTAATCTATCAAGAGTTTCAATCGCCCTTTCTAACATTAGATAAGTAAAAGACTTCTTTATTTGCAAAGGACTACTTTCCAAAACAGGAATAAACTTGTAAGGTGGAATTAACCCCAATTCAGGGTGCATCCACCTTGCAAGAGCCTCAGCCCCTACTACCTTATTTGTTTCTAAATCAATTTGAGGCTGAAAAAATGCGACAAATTCTCTATTCTTAATCGCTTTTTCAATATCAGCAATAGACAAAGATGATTCTGCTACTTCAAACCTTTTTTTCTGACTATCCTCCATTTTTTTCAATTTATTCTGAACAACATTATCAATAACTAACACAAATTCATGCCCTGCAATAGGCTTTTTTAAAACATTTAAAATATTAAAATGGTTCGAACTTACATAAGACTTTACAGATTTTAAAACATCTTCTCCTGCACCGCTTAAAACAACAATATTTTTTATAAACTTATTTTCTTGCAAAAAATCTAAAAGCTTTAAACCATCGTATCCTGGCAAGTTTAAATCAAGGAACAAAATATCATATTCATTGTCTAACTTTTTAAAAAAATCATGAGCACTTTTCCCATTATCAAACTCAACAACTTCCTCTACACTGAAATGTTTTAACATGCTTTTCAAAACCATTCTTTGAAACCTGTCATCTTCAACAATAATGACCTTTAATGATTCAGACATAAAACAATCTCCAGATAATAATTTTTGTTATGGTATATTATATTTAATTTTGAAAAATTTTTAAATTAAAATTGCAGGATTTTTTCCCATTGAGTTAAAAACGGGCAGCTTTTGCACCCTGTTCGCCAATAACCTTTTTTATAAAGTGGATTGATGCTTCTACCTGACAACTCAATTAAAACCTGAATATGGGCAGTTGACCAGAATTTTATTGGGAAGAGGTGAAGTATTCCCTGTAATTCTCTTTTCCTCGGCTTTCTTCTCCTTTTACTACTTTCAGCATCTCTATCCCCCATAAGATAGATTTCAGCCCCCCATTTTTTTGCAATTTCATACATTTTTTCTGTTTTCTCAAAAGTGCACCATCTTGAAAAATCAGGTTCTCCCTTTTTGTTAAGGTTAAGCTCTAACACTTCAAGATTTACCCCGTATTCTTTGGAAAGGTATTCAGCGTGATTTCTGTTTTCCTTAAAATCAAACCCTGTGTCTGCGTGGATACACAATAGTTTTTCCCTATCCCACACATTTACAGCAATATCCAATACAGCCTGGCTATCCTTTCCCCCGCTTAAAGGAATAACCGCTTTTTTATCTTTAAACGGCGATAGAAAACAGATTGCCTCTTTTTTCATTTTTTCAACAATATGCCTATTTTGGTCAACAGTTTTATTAAAATTAATGTTTAATTTTTTAGAAGGCTTGTTAACTTTGCCGATTATTACAATTTCTCCTTCATCTGGCTTTTCAACCCTTAAAAAGTTATTTTTTTCAAGGTATATAAACTCTTCCCCATTATCCCTGAAAATCAAGGTGTATTCAGGCAAATCAAAATCAAGGTTTAAAATTTTTTTAAGGTTTTTTGCGTGTTCAGGATACAAAAAATAACAATCAGTATCAGGGGAAAGGGGAACATTTATTCTGTTTTTCCCTGAAAAAATAAAAACCCCCTCATTAAACTCAACCCCGTTTCTCATCTCTGACTTTGAATATTCAATTGTTTTAAATATTGTTGAAACCTTTTCAGTTCTAAGTTGCTCAGATTTTACTGAATTTAATCCAAAAAGAGGAGAGACAAATTCGCTTAACTCTTGGTACAATTCCCTATCCCCAGAACCTAAAACAACTATATTGAATTTAGAAAAATCAAAGGGTAATATATCTAAATCTTTTAAACTTTTAGATTTTATTGTGTTTAAATTAATCTCTTCATTTTTATAATACTTTCTTAAAACCATGGGCATTTTACGCGCATCGCGCTTTGCCCTTACCCACAGGTTAAGCATTTGCTTTTTTTATCAAATTAAGGCTAATCTCGTTCACCTTTTCAACTAATTCTTCTTCATCAATACCAACAACCCTGCCCTTAGCAACTGTAATCTTGCCGTTTACTATGTTTAAATCAACATTGTGGTTGTACCCTGTAAAAACAATTGCTGCAAGCGGGTCAGAGAGGCTTCCTGCATACTGAAAGTCTTTTATGTTTATTCCAATTAAGTCTGCACCAAAGCCTTCTTTAATCATACCTAACTTATCAAATCCAAGCATTTTAGCACCACCCCTTGTTGCAACCTTCAATGCATCCCTTGCTGATAATGCATCATGCCCGTACTTTATCCTCTGTAAAAGCATGCAGGTTCTAACCTCTCCCAACATATCAGAGGTATCGTTTGAAGATGAACCGTCAACAGCCAATGAAACAGGGATACCCATTTCAAGCATTTCCTTAACCCTTGCAATCCCGCTTCCAAGCCTCATATTTGAGGAAGGGTTGTGGGAAACCCCTGTTTTTGTTTCAGCCAAAATCTTCATCTCCTCGTCGTTAAACCAGATTCCATGGGCATAAAACACATCCTCACCAAGCCAGTTTAATTTTTCCATATACTTTAAAGGCCTTACCCCATACCTTTCAAGGCAGTACCTTTCCTCATCAAGCGTCTCTGCAAGGTGTGTGTGAAGCCTTACCCCGTAGCTTCTTGCAAGCTTTTCAGATTCAGTTAAGGTGCTTTCAGCAACATTAAACGGAGAGCATGGGCCAAGAATTACCCTTCTCATTGCCAGTTCTTCCTTTTTATGGAATTTTTCTATCACCCTTAAACTGTCTTTAATAACAGTGTCAGTATCCTGACAGATTGAATCAGGCGGCAATCCCCCCTCACTTTCCCCCATAGTCATGGAGCCTCTCGTCAATGCTGTTCTAATCCCCAGCTTCTTTGCAGCCTCAAGTTGAATATCAAAGATTTCGGTTATACCTTCAGGATAAAGGTAATGGTTATCTGAAGTTAAAGTGCATCCTGTTTTCAATAATTCAGCCAAAACAATTAAACTTGAATAGTAAATTGCCTCTTCGTCAATGTTTTTCCAGACCTTATAGAGATTAACAAGCCAGTCAAACAGTTTTGCATTCTGCACAGGGGGATAATTTCTTGTTAAAACCTGAAAAAAGTGATGGTGGGTATTAACAAGTCCTGGAAGAATAACAAGGTTTGAGCAATCAATTGCCTGAACCGTGTAATTAGATTCTATATTAAAGTTTTTCCCAATTTTAGAAATCCTGTTTCCTTCAATTAAAATGTCAACATTCTTTAATTCAGTATCTTTTTCATCAAAAGTAGCCACATAGTAGCAGTTTTTAAGTAATAGCATGGTTCACCTCTTAAATCTTTATATTTTCTCTGCAAATCAATGGCAGTACAGTTGCCTGAACAACAAACGGCAAAAGAATTATACCAAATGCATAGTAAATGTTAATATCTGCAATTATCCCAACAAAGGGGACAAAGAACAATCCTATTATTGACACCACTAAAAACAAAACCCCGTTTACTACCCCTTTTACATTGTTGTCGGCAATATAGTTGATAAGAAAGTGAAAAGAGGGGAAAAGGGTTGCCATAAAAAAGGCGGTTAACCCGAAAAAGATAACAGAGTATTTAAAGGGAAAAAACAGCATTATTCCTACACAGAGTATTGTTAAAACAGACATAATAATAATATTTTTTTGAACTCCTAATTTTTTGATTTTTTTATTTCCAAAAAACCTGCTAACTGTAAAAATTAGCCAGAACATTGAAAGAATAAGGGAATACTTTTTTATCCCAATTTTGTGTACACTTTTGTAAAAATTTCCAGTCCAAACAACAATTGACATCTCGCTTGCTGCATAAAACCCTAAAAGCAAAACAAGTATTACTATTTTTTTGTTTAAAACAGCTTTCTTAAAATCATTTATAGAGTAATTTTCTGTTTTGTAGTTTTCAAAAGGATGTGAAACAAAGAGAAACAATACTATGAGAAAAATAACAAAATAGCTTAAATAAACATAATTGTAAGTCAAACCTTTACCTAAAATAAACTTAACTATAATTGGTGCAATTAACCCCCCTATACCAAAAAATGAATGATACATTGAAAAATCCTGATGTTTTAAAGGCAAATGTGAATAGGTTGTGGAAAGGGAAGTCATAATAAGCCCGAAAGTCATTGAAATAAGAAAAATTCCGAAAATTAGAGGGTAAAATCCTAAAATAGAGGCAAACAAGAGTCCCAAAAATGCTGTTAAAAAACCTAATTTTAAACCAATTTTTGTCCCCTTTTTTGCAAGAAGATAAATTGCCAGAATATTTGCGGAAATTGTCCCCATTGAACTGAAAAAAGGGATTACACCTGATTTTCCCACACTCATAGAGAAATATCTTTGAAACTCTGTCATCAACGCAGGGTATGTATTTAAAAGAATTGCAATAAAAAATACCCCAGAAAAAATTGTTATTTTTTTTGCAATTATCTCTTTATTCATCTATCACTTTTGTCCCATTTAATCATTAAAACTGAAAGCACAGTGAAAATAAGGTAGCCTATTGCAATTGAGGTTGAATAGTTTATCTCAAATTTCGGTATATAAATACTGCCGTTAGGATTAATTGAATGAATTAAACCAAAAAGTGTAAAAACAATCATAATAGTATTTGTAAAAATAAATCCCTTTATGTTTTTCCTTATTAAAAAAGAAACCATACTACCCCATAGCATTGCAGTTAAAATAAAACCGTTCCCGAGAACAGTTATTGCTTTATAGGTGGCAAGTATGTCCCCTGACAAATCTGCAACTGATTTTCCGAAAAATCCCATAAAGGTATTTACCTGAACCTGAACAAGGTTTGCTATTGAAGGAATAAAGGCAAAAAGCACTGCAGGTATTTCATCCTTACAAACAACATAAGACTGCTCTGCTATTTCAAAACCGATAAAAATCAATATAGGTGCAACAGCAGCAACAGGTATTATGTTTACTATTCCCCCAACTATACCTAACATACCACCAATACCAATAAATAAACCTGTTGCAAGGGTATATCCTGCCCTTGCTCCCATTCTCTTATACGCTGGATGCCCGATGTAAGGAGTTGACTGGGCTACCCCACCACAGAAGCCAGCAATTAGTGTGGCAATAGCCTCTGTTAAGAGAATATTTCTTGTTTTGTAATTATCCCCGGCAAGCCTTGCACTTTCATTAACATTTATTCCCCCGACAATTGTAAGTATTCCAAAGGGAATTGCTACAGGAAGGTAATTTATTGCAAGCCTCATTCCTTTAACAAAACTATAATCAGGATGAGGGATAAAAAATCCAAAAGTTGTTGTAGCCGTTATTGTTTCTCTTGCTGGTAAAAGATAAAAAAGAATAGTACCTAAAGTAACCGCTGCAAAAACTGGTGGAATGTTAAAAGGCATCTGTTTCCTTGCAAAAAAAGCATAAACAATTATTCCCAAAGCAACAATACCAACAATAGGAAGTTTGAAAACATCAAGCATTGGATAAAAACCTAATAGTGCCAATCCTATACCGCCAATTGAGCCTAAAAGCCCTGCTTCCGGAAAGTATTTCTGAACATATTCTCCTAAAAATGAAAGTATTACTTTTATTATTCCCATAATTATAAGAACAGACATCCCCACATATAATGTTAGATAGGGGTCTTTTGTCTGCAAATAGACAGGCCCCAAAACAGTAAGTGTAATACCCACTGTTGACGGTGTATCCAGTCCCAAGGGCATTGCCGTAACATCGTCTCTGCCTTCCTTTTTCATCAACCTGTATGCCATATAGGTGTAAACTAAATCTCCTATCATAACCCCCAATGCGGTAGCAGGAATCATTCTTGTCATAATTATCTTTAAAGGATACCCAAATACTCCTGTTAAAATTCCTGTTAAAACAACAAGGTTTGTGACATTGTCAAGCATAAGTCCAAAAAAGGCATTAAAATCCCCTCTGGCAAATATTCTCTTCATTTATCCTCCGTATTATAAATGTTTTATTGCAGACAACTCTCTTCTGTTAAAAAAGTCATTTATATAAATTTTAGGAAATTTAGAGAGTAATTCATTTTTAAGAACTTTTATCTCATTTACAATTAATTCTTTGGTATCATCATTTAAAAAAGTGTATAACTCTCTAAAAATAGAGTTTAAACTTATTAAACTTAATAGTAAAAGGTTGTTTTTTCTTGCAAGGGCAAGGGCAAGGTGTAATTTTCTGTAAGCCTCTTCCTTTCTGCCATCTTTTGCAATTAAATTTCCATACAGGATATAGTAATACACCTTTAAATAGTTTATATCGCTATCTAAAATTATGTCCTCAAGTTGCTCCAGATTACCCTCTGCATCAAGAAAATTATTCTTTTCAATATCAAGCGCTATCTTTAAAAGTTCACAATAAATTTTTTCATAAAAACTTCCAACAGCTTCAAAAGATTGTTTAACAGCCATCAACTCCTGGTAGGCATGTTTGAAATCACCCCTGTAATAATCAAGGAGAGATTCATAAAATGAAACAACAATCTGGGATTTTTTAAAATCTGATGTGTTAGCCATAGTGCCAGCAACAATTAGATAGTTTTCTGCATCCGCCCATTGCCCCAACTCCATATAATAAACAGCCTTTTCTATGTTGAAGCGAATTAAAGCCGATTTATCGTCAATTGTATTTAAGAGATTGTCAACCTTATCAAGAAGTTTGCCGGCAAGCAAAAAATCTCCTTTAATCCTTGCCGACTTAACCTTTAAAAGAAATGCGTCAGCTAATTGGGATATATTTCCTATATTAGACAGAATCTCAATTGCATTATCAAGGTATTTAACTGCATTTTGCCAATCACACTTTGCAATATAATACCTTCCAAAATTCAAAAAAGTTCCTGCAATGCCCGGAAGAAAAGATGTTTCTTTGTAAATCTCATATGCCTTTTCCCATTTTGAATATGCTGTTTTAAGGTTTCCATCAACATAATCAAGGAATCCTGAAAATTGGTATAAAGTCCCAAATTCCCTTCCAGGCTGTCTTTCTTTCATTACACTTTCTGCCAGACCAAAAAACAACCTTGCCTGGTCAAGAATTCCCTCTCTTAAAAGCAATGTACCGATTTTAATGTATAATTCGTGAAGATATTTTACAGGAAAGAGTTTGATTTTGTCTTCAGAAACAAGGCCATAAAGTATATTTAATGCTTCTTCTACCTTTCCTGTTTTTGCGAGAAATTCTGCCTCATAAAACGGGATATCAATCCTGTCCCTTTCTTCAAGAGGGAGTTCTTTAAGCTTGTTTATATACCTTTCATTTTCCAGAGCTTTTCCCAGATAGAAATTCATTCTCACTATTGTTTTAAGATAAAATTTCTTTTCTTTTATATTGTCACACAAATCTAAAAGAATATTCCCAATTTCAATAACCTTTTCGTTTTTATAAGTTCCTGCATAATTTTCAAAAGCAAGCTTGTAAAATTGCTTTGCCTTTTCCTTATTGTCAGCCATTAAATACCACTTGGCTGTTTTTTCAAAGGAAAATTCTCCTAAATCCTCATTTACCTTTGCAATTTTTGAATAAAGCCTTGAAATCTCTCCCTGCTTTAGCATGGAGATTACACTTTCCCTTAGTTTAGAATGAGCAAACATATACTTTCTGGAAAAACTTACTATCATTCTTTTCTCAATAAGAGTTCCCACCTCATCATAAATATCTTTACCGTCCAGCACCCTCTCAAGAAATTGCTCTGACACAGGTTCCTCAATTAAGGCCATGTATTTTAATATTTCAATTGCTTTCTCCGGTAAAGAGTTTATTCTGTATGCAAAGATAGAATCCAACTTATCTGCAAACTCTACTTCACTTCCCTCTTTAAACTTCCAGATTCCATTTTCAATATAGAGAAT from Thermotomaculum hydrothermale carries:
- a CDS encoding 8-oxoguanine deaminase yields the protein MLLLKNCYYVATFDEKDTELKNVDILIEGNRISKIGKNFNIESNYTVQAIDCSNLVILPGLVNTHHHFFQVLTRNYPPVQNAKLFDWLVNLYKVWKNIDEEAIYYSSLIVLAELLKTGCTLTSDNHYLYPEGITEIFDIQLEAAKKLGIRTALTRGSMTMGESEGGLPPDSICQDTDTVIKDSLRVIEKFHKKEELAMRRVILGPCSPFNVAESTLTESEKLARSYGVRLHTHLAETLDEERYCLERYGVRPLKYMEKLNWLGEDVFYAHGIWFNDEEMKILAETKTGVSHNPSSNMRLGSGIARVKEMLEMGIPVSLAVDGSSSNDTSDMLGEVRTCMLLQRIKYGHDALSARDALKVATRGGAKMLGFDKLGMIKEGFGADLIGINIKDFQYAGSLSDPLAAIVFTGYNHNVDLNIVNGKITVAKGRVVGIDEEELVEKVNEISLNLIKKANA
- a CDS encoding EAL domain-containing response regulator: MSESLKVIIVEDDRFQRMVLKSMLKHFSVEEVVEFDNGKSAHDFFKKLDNEYDILFLDLNLPGYDGLKLLDFLQENKFIKNIVVLSGAGEDVLKSVKSYVSSNHFNILNVLKKPIAGHEFVLVIDNVVQNKLKKMEDSQKKRFEVAESSLSIADIEKAIKNREFVAFFQPQIDLETNKVVGAEALARWMHPELGLIPPYKFIPVLESSPLQIKKSFTYLMLERAIETLDRLNEIDSFEEFKISVNVFISLFENESMCDRIASWFNLLKRNYMKNIVFEVTESGLSRDKKMLNYSLTRLRLKGFELSLDDFGTGYSSLKQLAESPFTELKIDRAFVANIHNDKKNFTIAKMAAMLGRELNLKVIAEGCEVEKEVDVLKNLNVDVAQGYFFAKPMPFYEFKDFVIDFNSK
- a CDS encoding MFS transporter; this translates as MNKEIIAKKITIFSGVFFIAILLNTYPALMTEFQRYFSMSVGKSGVIPFFSSMGTISANILAIYLLAKKGTKIGLKLGFLTAFLGLLFASILGFYPLIFGIFLISMTFGLIMTSLSTTYSHLPLKHQDFSMYHSFFGIGGLIAPIIVKFILGKGLTYNYVYLSYFVIFLIVLFLFVSHPFENYKTENYSINDFKKAVLNKKIVILVLLLGFYAASEMSIVVWTGNFYKSVHKIGIKKYSLILSMFWLIFTVSRFFGNKKIKKLGVQKNIIIMSVLTILCVGIMLFFPFKYSVIFFGLTAFFMATLFPSFHFLINYIADNNVKGVVNGVLFLVVSIIGLFFVPFVGIIADINIYYAFGIILLPFVVQATVLPLICRENIKI
- a CDS encoding protein kinase domain-containing protein, which gives rise to MSFDRKRYVELKVLGTGGFSTVYLCRDLFENRTVALKVIKTGKLNKKNLTRLQDEFFLLNSLRHRNLVDVFDIGYNLDTNTIYYTMEYCEKVNIIKYLITKDEETIIKALVQILRALHFIHSHDIVHFDIKPENFGIIEDNLDFTVKLMDFGLFLPISQISKTSMRGTIFYMAPELFSKEMEKDHRVDLYSLGMVFLKLLLIRNGINLDQKYFDIETLKKEQIDKIKEKRLFKIIKKLVAKKLSERYFSAVEVLNDINDIYKHYFSILPPRGKEELFFEPRFVGRNNELNFLKAFLVSLEVEKHKKPFILIKGESGIGKSRLMNEFRLHAQLQGFRVRKAYALSRERIFHVAIQLFKKLMPVFRPEFFKDVDKDIISIIHHAIYSDAPVFSPVLFESMDGEILSKFLYNFVDMFKKLVDDNSEIFIFFIEDFQNIDEFSIQFLRAFLSKKINALWLINYRSDVQLPDYINGFIEELENADLSQTIELKALTKEDIAELIKASFPKAFLGYKFVDFVYDRTAGNPLLVAELFKTLISKEILYIENGIWKFKEGSEVEFADKLDSIFAYRINSLPEKAIEILKYMALIEEPVSEQFLERVLDGKDIYDEVGTLIEKRMIVSFSRKYMFAHSKLRESVISMLKQGEISRLYSKIAKVNEDLGEFSFEKTAKWYLMADNKEKAKQFYKLAFENYAGTYKNEKVIEIGNILLDLCDNIKEKKFYLKTIVRMNFYLGKALENERYINKLKELPLEERDRIDIPFYEAEFLAKTGKVEEALNILYGLVSEDKIKLFPVKYLHELYIKIGTLLLREGILDQARLFFGLAESVMKERQPGREFGTLYQFSGFLDYVDGNLKTAYSKWEKAYEIYKETSFLPGIAGTFLNFGRYYIAKCDWQNAVKYLDNAIEILSNIGNISQLADAFLLKVKSARIKGDFLLAGKLLDKVDNLLNTIDDKSALIRFNIEKAVYYMELGQWADAENYLIVAGTMANTSDFKKSQIVVSFYESLLDYYRGDFKHAYQELMAVKQSFEAVGSFYEKIYCELLKIALDIEKNNFLDAEGNLEQLEDIILDSDINYLKVYYYILYGNLIAKDGRKEEAYRKLHLALALARKNNLLLLSLISLNSIFRELYTFLNDDTKELIVNEIKVLKNELLSKFPKIYINDFFNRRELSAIKHL
- a CDS encoding ATP-binding protein, yielding MRKLKSIIPHLIAIGIFSFSLVFYSLYILHYYDNKIIKDFNRLSSLNKEIEFLNKIKIILFIHKDNRQLPEILIQLPKELKKTDPGYKEIAQLISEINKQILSTNNKNTSLIKNLISTKLNHLFSLLKTRKNRTKKEITCYYKKRNKTIYFIVFITLLLVIAYDLYVIGLTKTNEELLKTKIEESKQAAIEKENFLATMSHEIRTPLNGILGIINLLEMSKDIKNNPLLNEQVGQLKNVSNNLLLLINDILTFSKIKSKKIQIIEEEFNIELAIKELIAMLIPNAMRNKVEIFFPVSHDIPFTIIGDQIKVKQIVLNLLTNAVKFIKDGYVEIKVEKKRETEKEIYLIITVEDTGCGMEESALKRIFEPFVQNTTTQTRTKQGTGLGLAIVKNLVELLNGQIYVETKLNKGTTFKILLPFKKSSKDFSISKDYISQITIFAYIPNKKLIKPYTDIFSNLKLKKYYISSDFNELKSKIPEKRSKKTIILFDIDYLDINDELINKINELIINKNTKLLLHGLPIKQDFKNIIKQKLQELKESKGIESIVEFVPKPLTRSLILNILIKLGNITIKDWIEEKKAKKPLAKNIKDLLKGKKILVVDDNTLNRSIILKLLESINVKAIEATSGIEALLKVDNEKPDLIILDYHMPLMDGIECARELRVTYSKEELPIILLTADIFKKKTEEDKTLFNSILEKPIDFDNLLSNLLDVLYHNGNKENKFQKNEAKKENTNKREFNSLKSIYPDENSVKEALKIVREDLPGDFALLKEKILEKDYKGAKDSAHKIKGTLKYLEERELIDLFQKIEDLCKKNSDIELIKNTVEIAEKKLNDFLNYLDNYLQI
- a CDS encoding phosphoadenosine phosphosulfate reductase domain-containing protein, which encodes MPMVLRKYYKNEEINLNTIKSKSLKDLDILPFDFSKFNIVVLGSGDRELYQELSEFVSPLFGLNSVKSEQLRTEKVSTIFKTIEYSKSEMRNGVEFNEGVFIFSGKNRINVPLSPDTDCYFLYPEHAKNLKKILNLDFDLPEYTLIFRDNGEEFIYLEKNNFLRVEKPDEGEIVIIGKVNKPSKKLNINFNKTVDQNRHIVEKMKKEAICFLSPFKDKKAVIPLSGGKDSQAVLDIAVNVWDREKLLCIHADTGFDFKENRNHAEYLSKEYGVNLEVLELNLNKKGEPDFSRWCTFEKTEKMYEIAKKWGAEIYLMGDRDAESSKRRRKPRKRELQGILHLFPIKFWSTAHIQVLIELSGRSINPLYKKGYWRTGCKSCPFLTQWEKILQF